AGGGAGGCGTGTAGTGAGCCTCGGCCACTTTTTTCTGAATGAATTCTTGTTTGTTTTGCACCTGCAAGGCTGGGTTGAATCGTCGCTCAAATCCGAGGCTGGAAAATTCCCGTGTCGCCATCCCTGATCCACAGACCGAGCCGGCCCCATGAGCGGGATAGATAAGCACACCATCGCCAAGGGGAAGCAACTTGTCGAACAGGCTGTCGTAAAGCAGACCGGCAACCTCTTCCGCCCGCTCTGGAAAGAAGTCTGTACGTCCGACATCACCTATAAACAGGGCATCTCCGGTAAAGACCGCGAGGGGCTCCCGGCTGAAATCGGTGTCGGCCAAAACCAGGGATATGCTCTCATCAGTATGCCCGGGGGTCTCGAGCACGCGGACCTGGATGGCGCCAAATTCGAACTGATCGCCTTCACGAGTGATTTCACCATAGTGGAAATCCAACCGGCCACCATGGTAAATAGTGGCACCGGTCATTGCGGCCAAGTCACAGGACCCGATAACGAAATCCTCATTGCGATGAGTTTCGAAAATATGGGTAATTTGTACTCCTTCACGGTCAGCAATCTCCCGATAAATTTCACAGTCACGACGGGGATCGACGACGAAGGCACTATTGGCGTCGCCGACGATATAGGAGAGTTGTGCCAACCCCTCAGAGTGTATTTTTTTGAAAAACATTTTATCTCCTGATAATGCAGGGAACTCCTGTGTTGAAGCGAGTTGTGTTTAAGTATTTGTCTGTGAACAGCTCATCTTTGAGCTTCATCTCAAATCCGGAAACCTGGCGGCGGATCCATTTCAGAAGCATGGCCGCGGGTTCTTTTTTTCATCCCGACTGTGTTCGAGAATGGTTTTCGGATTTTTGTCCTGGCAGGCATAGACTCGCTGGTTATACCAGTTGGCGCTTCAAGTTTTTCAACCAGGGAGATTACTCGGTGCATTTCGCGGCTGGTCGAGGGCCGCTGCGTTGCTGGCGCGTAATGATTTTCACGTTCCATTCCGGCTCTCCAACAGATTGTCTTGGGTTATTCCAGGGGTTGCCCTCGCTCAGGGCATCAACACTTTAAATTCCTGAGCATGCTGGACCAGATATATGATGGACCAGACGGTAATAGTGATATAGCAGCACCAGAGGAAAATGGAGACTGGTCCTCGGGCTTCCTTTATGGTCCCGGCATACTCCTCGTTCTCGTTGTCGACCCGTTCGTTCGGATAGGTGGCGCCGGAATAGAGGCTGAGCAGGGTCGCGATAAAACCACAGGCGATAATCATCAGGGTTAGGATGCCATCATTCATGGTACTTTCCTCCTTGGTGGGGCGGACTCATCATCTTGCTCATCGAGCATGTCATGTTTTGGGGACTCGATATTTTTGAACTGGCCGGTCTTCAGGGCCCAGATGAGAAAGCCGAGGAAGACCAGCAGAATAAACAGGGTCAGCAGGGTTTGCGCAGTGGTTGCCGTCATGGTTCACTCCTCCTCGCTTTTTGGGCTGACCAGTGGCTCAGCGGTCTTGCCGCCAGATTCAATAGTCATCGCATAGGCGTCAGCATAGAGTGGGCGCCATTTTTCCTGCCAGTCCTTGGGGGCAGCGAAGGACTGGATGAAGTAGGTCAGGTGGGCTATTTCCTCATCGCTCAGGGCCTCTTTCCAAGGAGGCATATTGGTGGTGGGGACCCCTTCCCTGATCTTATAGAGATACTGGCCATTCATCCGGAAGTCATCTCCGGTCTCATGGAAATTGGCCGGTTCCGGTTTGACGTAGCCGCCAGCTGTGGACGAGGCATCGCCGTTGCCCATCCCCTTGGACCCATGACACTGACGGCAGTAGGCGGCAAACAGCTTGGCTCCGTGACGGTATTCTTCCTGAGTTCCTTTGATATCGGCCTGATCCTCATTGCGCTGGTTGGCAAAGGCGATCGCCGCCTGATCGGAGATATCATCCGAAACCGTCCGTGGGGTGCCATTGGCTAAGGCCATTTCGTAGGTTGACAGGTGCCAGATCTGATCATCATCCAACTGCTGCCCCCAGGCGGGCATGCCGGTCCCCGGAACCCCGGCCCAGATTCTCCAGAAATGAAAAGGCGCATCCGGAGATGGATAATTGGTGATTCGTTCATGCAGGTTGGCCGGGCGGGTCACCAGCATGCGGGCGTAGACTCCTCGCCCATTTCCCGAGCCGCCGTGGCAGGGGAGACATTTCTGAGCATAGAGGGTTTTTCCCTGTTCGAAGACTGTGGCCCACTTTTGCCCGATGGCCGGATTTCCTGAATAGGTCTGCTGCTGGGGATCATAACCCTTGGCCGCCATCATCATCGGCTTCATGTAAGGGTTCATCTTGTCCCGTAACTCCGGTGGCGGCTGCGGCTGGAAGGAATGCAGCTCCAGATCTTCGGTCCCTAAATGTTGCAGATAGTCGGCCAGCTGTCCTAACTCCTCCTCGCTGAGGAAAGCGAAGGGGGGCATGATCGAGGTCGGCGAGACCGAGCGGGGATCGGTATGGTGACGTTTGTGCCATTGGGTGGGGCGTTTGCCACCTATTTTGGCCAGATTGGGCCCGGTCCGTTCAGTCCCGAGCAGATGTGGGGTGTCATAGAAATAATCGCCGCGCTGAGAGACCTCCCCGCCAGCCCAGTCCTGGGGGCGGGTGAACTGGCTGTGACAGTAAAAACAACCAAGATTCTTGAACAGCTCGTGACCGGCAGTCTGGCGTTGAGAGTACGGATGGGCCGTCGCACTCGGCTCCATGGCGGCGTACATGTAGGGCATGCCGACCACCATGAAGGTCATGACCACGAACAGCACCATGCCGCCGACGATAACCACGGTCAGGTTGATCTTTTCCGGAGCGAGCTGCACCGGGTGTTTGCGCTGCGGGGTTTGGATGATTTCATCCGGTTGTTCGGTTTGCGCCTTTGCCGCGCCTAAGTGCAGAAAGGTGCACAGCAGATTGAATGCGTAGACCCAGGCACCGAGCACCACCATACCGCCGCCGATTGCGCGGATGATGAAGTGCGGACGGAGCATCGGCAGAGTCGCCACCAGATCGACATGGACCCACCAGGAGGAGTTGGCGACCAGCCCGGCGATGGTCATGGCGAGGAAGAAAACACTGAAACCGATTGTCGCCAGCCACCAGGACAGACTCATCAGGCGGGTGGAGTAGATCTTACAGCTGAGCATCTTGGGGACCAGCCAGTAGGCCAACCCGACCACCAGGAAGCCGAAGCCGCCGAGCAACGCCAGGTGGGCATGTCCAACTGGCCACTGGGAGAAGTGAGTGAAAGCGTTGGTGCTGCGCAGTGCCTGGAAAGAGCCCTGCACCGAGGCCAGTACGTAAAAGAGAAATCCGGTCAGTGCCCAGCGTAGCGGCAGGTTGTCGATCGCCACCCGCACATGACCGCGGCAGGTAAGCATGATGTTGGTAGCGAAGGTGACCACCGGCACCAGCATCAGCAGGCTCATAATGACCGCGATGGTCTTCAGCCATTCCGGGATCGGCGCCTGCAGCAGGTGATGGCCACCGACCCCGGTGTAGAAAAAGGCGATGGAGAAGAAGGCGATGATTGACAGCAAATGCGAGTAGAGCGGCCGGCGGGTCAGTTTCGGAACCAGGTAGTACCAGGCCGGGATCCCCAGGGTGGTGAACCAAAGCCCCAGGACATTGTGGCCGTAATACCAGTTGAAGATCGCGTCCGTGGTGCCGTTGAGCGCGCCTTCAGGAATCTTCCACATGACGTTGCCGATGACATAGACCACCGGGAACCAGAGCATGGTGCCGGCGTAGTACCAGAGACTGACGTAAAGCTTTTTCTCCTGGCGACAGCGGAGGGTGGAGAAGGTCACGACAGCGAAAATCAGCAGCGCAAGGACCACCAGAACATCTATGAACCAGGGCATTTCGGCATACTCTCGCCCCTGGGTGTTTCCAGAGAGGATCATGGCGATACCGATCAGGACACTGATATTCCAGACTATGGCAGCGAGGCTCGCCAGCCTCGACAGGCGCAGTTCAGTTTTGCACAGGCGTGGCAAGATGTAGAACATCGCGCCCAAAAGACCCGAAGAAAGGAAGCCGAACAGGACACCGTTGATATGCGCCGGTCGGATGCGGCCGAAGGTCAGAACCTCCGTACTGCCGAGGAAGGTCGGCTGGAAGAATTTGATGGCGAGAATGAAACCGAAGCCGGTGAAGATTGCGAACCAGAAAATGGTTGCAGCAAAGAAGATTTTTGCGGACGTGTCTTGGTGTTCCAGGGTTCCGGACATTCAATTAACCTCCTTTGATTTTACAAAAAACAAAACGCAATCACTGAAAAAACGGATAATATCTTTTCAGTGTACAATAGTTGAAATGAAGCTCAAGGGGATCCATAGGAAATTAAATAGATTGGAGAGATATGACTTTTCCCCAAGTTTCAATCCAATTCTTTACTAGGAGTAGATTTAATTTGTCTATTTTAAATATTTTCGCTTTAGACTGCTGACAAGAAGTCGTGTTTTTTAATTCCTTTGGCCATTTCTTTTCTTCTTGATTCTCTTACTAAAATTTTTCTTTTACATAGAAAGCCGGGCCAAACAATCTCTGCTGGCCCAGAGGGTATCTCACACCAATCATGCTGATAACAAAAAACGGCAGAATGTCTTTCTAGAACCTGGGGTATTTGGCAAAGAGTGTTGAGACAAAAGT
This genomic window from Pelobacter seleniigenes DSM 18267 contains:
- a CDS encoding MBL fold metallo-hydrolase, which produces MFFKKIHSEGLAQLSYIVGDANSAFVVDPRRDCEIYREIADREGVQITHIFETHRNEDFVIGSCDLAAMTGATIYHGGRLDFHYGEITREGDQFEFGAIQVRVLETPGHTDESISLVLADTDFSREPLAVFTGDALFIGDVGRTDFFPERAEEVAGLLYDSLFDKLLPLGDGVLIYPAHGAGSVCGSGMATREFSSLGFERRFNPALQVQNKQEFIQKKVAEAHYTPPYFKQMEKFNLKGQPPLARLPRPRPLSPKQMSAEIEKGLLLLDTRSPEAYSGASIPGSLAIPLEMIPAYAGWFLEPDQPIGLVVQQVSDVARAVRYLVRVGYENVLGFLDEGLHAWEISGKSYQNIPSLYAGDLKKRLAQDHPPTLLDVRKQSEVDQGHLPGSLHIFLGELPTKQDQIPKDRPVVTFCGSGQRAIIAASILMRQGFTEVENCLGSMAACKVLGCRIVS
- a CDS encoding cbb3-type cytochrome c oxidase subunit I, giving the protein MSGTLEHQDTSAKIFFAATIFWFAIFTGFGFILAIKFFQPTFLGSTEVLTFGRIRPAHINGVLFGFLSSGLLGAMFYILPRLCKTELRLSRLASLAAIVWNISVLIGIAMILSGNTQGREYAEMPWFIDVLVVLALLIFAVVTFSTLRCRQEKKLYVSLWYYAGTMLWFPVVYVIGNVMWKIPEGALNGTTDAIFNWYYGHNVLGLWFTTLGIPAWYYLVPKLTRRPLYSHLLSIIAFFSIAFFYTGVGGHHLLQAPIPEWLKTIAVIMSLLMLVPVVTFATNIMLTCRGHVRVAIDNLPLRWALTGFLFYVLASVQGSFQALRSTNAFTHFSQWPVGHAHLALLGGFGFLVVGLAYWLVPKMLSCKIYSTRLMSLSWWLATIGFSVFFLAMTIAGLVANSSWWVHVDLVATLPMLRPHFIIRAIGGGMVVLGAWVYAFNLLCTFLHLGAAKAQTEQPDEIIQTPQRKHPVQLAPEKINLTVVIVGGMVLFVVMTFMVVGMPYMYAAMEPSATAHPYSQRQTAGHELFKNLGCFYCHSQFTRPQDWAGGEVSQRGDYFYDTPHLLGTERTGPNLAKIGGKRPTQWHKRHHTDPRSVSPTSIMPPFAFLSEEELGQLADYLQHLGTEDLELHSFQPQPPPELRDKMNPYMKPMMMAAKGYDPQQQTYSGNPAIGQKWATVFEQGKTLYAQKCLPCHGGSGNGRGVYARMLVTRPANLHERITNYPSPDAPFHFWRIWAGVPGTGMPAWGQQLDDDQIWHLSTYEMALANGTPRTVSDDISDQAAIAFANQRNEDQADIKGTQEEYRHGAKLFAAYCRQCHGSKGMGNGDASSTAGGYVKPEPANFHETGDDFRMNGQYLYKIREGVPTTNMPPWKEALSDEEIAHLTYFIQSFAAPKDWQEKWRPLYADAYAMTIESGGKTAEPLVSPKSEEE
- a CDS encoding cbb3-type cytochrome oxidase assembly protein yields the protein MTATTAQTLLTLFILLVFLGFLIWALKTGQFKNIESPKHDMLDEQDDESAPPRRKVP